A genomic segment from Candidatus Poribacteria bacterium encodes:
- the secE gene encoding preprotein translocase subunit SecE, which yields MIERLKRYLKEVKLEWGKVSKPTYKDIWGSTVVVIVAVAIVAVYLWIVDFVLGRIIRLLFF from the coding sequence ATGATCGAAAGGCTGAAGAGATATTTGAAAGAGGTAAAGCTTGAGTGGGGCAAGGTTTCCAAGCCCACCTATAAGGATATATGGGGATCAACGGTTGTGGTGATAGTGGCCGTTGCCATAGTCGCTGTTTACCTATGGATAGTGGATTTCGTCCTAGGTAGGATCATTCGACTTCTGTTTTTCTGA